A DNA window from Ostrea edulis chromosome 5, xbOstEdul1.1, whole genome shotgun sequence contains the following coding sequences:
- the LOC125652291 gene encoding ribosomal oxygenase 1-like isoform X1, whose protein sequence is MMSHSKKVSAFSVFKGKKDRDSISSLDSRASIRKASSSQSIRDDVKKALDGKGKKLMKVLKGGSLRSSLRSTPKVRPTMLSASQKEDPVRLTSVKSTTDLEEQDAAQAAGKGKPLSTPVIPKQISAVRPTRNQNIPPSGKILPNPPPSDKQSPGKRSNRSSIETATPLAEAGNKPFSILKPAKSKKTPSPKVNSSPKAASVEDRQTGKSKRSEDEADSKHVKKKRRDNNDVQTQDCSTEEMEHVLSFDDESTSSSQLPYMFNSGEEARKIFECLIHPVKPDKFFKELWERKPLLVQRHMTQYNDGWFSTAELDRILRNENVQFTTNLDVTTFTNGQRETHNPVGRAYPSVVWDFYQNGCSVRLLNPQTYSRNVWKLLSVLQEYFNCCVGANVYLTPPGTQGFAPHYDDIEAFILQLEGRKHWRLYSPRTDGEVLPRFSSGNFTEKDLGKPILDTVLEPGDLLYFPRGTIHQGNCMEDTHSLHITVSCYQKNSWGDLFEKMVPRALQIAIDEDVEFRRGLPREYSSYMGIAHSDMDGPPRNMFLKKVEQLMVRMIQHLPVDMACDQMAKSFIHDSMPPVLSEAEKAFSVHGSGEHWDKERMCVVGTAEIEPDTTIKIIRKGILRLLTEEDEVRIYYSLENTRLYHEVEPTFIQISAEVGPAVEFLIHSYPKYVTVESLPLPSIDQRIDVASMLYEKGLLITGEPMLVLDQDSN, encoded by the exons ATGATGAGTCATTCTAAGAAAGTTTCGGCATTTTCAGTCTTCAAAGGCAAAAAG GACAGAGACAGTATTTCAAGTCTGGATAGCAGGGCAAGCATCCGCAAAGCTTCAAGTTCTCAGTCTATCAGAGATGATGTTAAAAAGGCTCTGGATGGAAAGGGGAAAAAGCTAATG aagGTTCTGAAAGGAGGGAGTTTGAGATCCAGTCTGAGGAGCACACCAAAAGTACGACCTACAATGTTATCCGCATCTCAAAAGGAAGATCCTGTACGCTTGACAAGTGTGAAATCAACAACAGACTTAGAAGAACAAGATGCTGCACAAG CAGCAGGCAAAGGGAAGCCCTTGTCCACACCAGTGATTCCCAAGCAAATCTCTGCTGTACGCCCGACCAGAAACCAGAACATTCCGCCTTCAGGTAAAATCTTGCCAAACCCCCCTCCTTCAGACAAACAGTCCCCAGGAAAGCGATCAAACAGATCTTCCATTGAGACAGCCACCCCACTGGCGGAAGCTGGTAACAAACCGTTCTCCATTCTGAAGCCAGCAAAAAGCAAGAAGACACCCAGCCCTAAAGTCAATTCCAGTCCTAAGGCAGCGAGTGTGGAGGACAGGCAGACCGGGAAGAGCAAACGGTCAGAGGATGAGGCAGACAGCAAGCATGTCAAAAAGAAACGAAGGGACAACAATGATGTACAGACGCAAGACTGCAGCACTGAG GAAATGGAACATGTTCTGTCCTTTGATGATGAGTCAACATCAAGTTCCCAACTACCCTACATGTTCAACAGTGGAGAAGAAGccagaaaaatatttgaatgtcTCATTCACCCAGTAAAACCTGACAAATTCTTCAA GGAATTATGGGAAAGAAAGCCTTTGTTGGTTCAGAGACACATGACTCAGTATAATGATGGCTGGTTCAGCACAGCCGAGCTAGACAGAATCCTACGAAAT GAAAATGTACAATTTACAACCAATTTAGATGTGACAACATTTACAAATGGACAGAGAGAAACTCATAATCCTGTGGGCAGGGCCTATCCCTCAGTTGTGTGGGATTTCTATCAG AATGGCTGCTCTGTGAGGCTTTTAAATCCTCAGACATACTCTAGGAATGTATGGAAGCTCCTCTCTGTACTACAGGAGTACTTTAACTGTTGTGTGGGAGCTAACGT ATATTTAACCCCTCCGGGTACACAGGGCTTTGCCCCGCATTATGATGATATTGAGGCTTTTATTCTACAGTTGGAGGGTAGGAAGCACTGGAGATTGTACAGTCCTAG AACGGATGGTGAAGTTCTTCCTAGATTTTCAAGTG GAAATTTTACAGAGAAAGATTTAGGAAAACCCATATTGGACACTGTCCTTGAACCTGGAGATTTGTTGTATTTCCCAAGAGGCACAATCCATCAG GGTAACTGTATGGAAGACACTCACTCCCTCCACATCACTGTATCCTGTTACCAGAAGAATTCCTGGGGAGATCTGTTTGAAAAG atGGTTCCTAGAGCCCTGCAGATTGCTATTGATGAAGACGTTGAGTTCAGAAGAGGTCTTCCTAGAGAGTATTCATCCTACATGGGGATAGCTCACTCAGACATG GATGGGCCACCCAGAaacatgtttttgaaaaaagtggAGCAGCTGATGGTTCGAATGATCCAACATTTACCCGTGGATATGGCTTGTGACCAGATGGCCAAGTCATTCATCCATGACAGTATGCCTCCTGTTCTCTCTGAAG CTGAGAAAGCTTTCAGTGTTCATGGTAGTGGTGAGCACTGGGACAAGGAGAGGATGTGTGTAGTGGGAACAGCTGAAATAGAACCAGACACCACCATTAAAATCATCCGTAAAGGCATCCTCAG gCTGCTGACGGAGGAAGATGAGGTACGGATATACTACTCTCTGGAAAACACCCGACTGTATCATGAAGTGGAACCCACCTTTATTCAGATCTCTGCAGAG GTTGGTCCTGCCGTGGAATTTTTGATTCATTCGTACCCAAAGTATGTAACCGTGGAAAGCTTGCCGTTACCCTCCATTGACCAGAGA ATTGATGTAGCCAGCATGTTGTATGAGAAGGGACTACTAATCACTGGGGAGCCCATGCTTGTCCTGGATCAAGACTCCAATTGA
- the LOC125652291 gene encoding ribosomal oxygenase 1-like isoform X2: MMSHSKKVSAFSVFKGKKDRDSISSLDSRASIRKASSSQSIRDDVKKALDGKGKKLMKVLKGGSLRSSLRSTPKVRPTMLSASQKEDPVRLTSVKSTTDLEEQDAAQAGKGKPLSTPVIPKQISAVRPTRNQNIPPSGKILPNPPPSDKQSPGKRSNRSSIETATPLAEAGNKPFSILKPAKSKKTPSPKVNSSPKAASVEDRQTGKSKRSEDEADSKHVKKKRRDNNDVQTQDCSTEEMEHVLSFDDESTSSSQLPYMFNSGEEARKIFECLIHPVKPDKFFKELWERKPLLVQRHMTQYNDGWFSTAELDRILRNENVQFTTNLDVTTFTNGQRETHNPVGRAYPSVVWDFYQNGCSVRLLNPQTYSRNVWKLLSVLQEYFNCCVGANVYLTPPGTQGFAPHYDDIEAFILQLEGRKHWRLYSPRTDGEVLPRFSSGNFTEKDLGKPILDTVLEPGDLLYFPRGTIHQGNCMEDTHSLHITVSCYQKNSWGDLFEKMVPRALQIAIDEDVEFRRGLPREYSSYMGIAHSDMDGPPRNMFLKKVEQLMVRMIQHLPVDMACDQMAKSFIHDSMPPVLSEAEKAFSVHGSGEHWDKERMCVVGTAEIEPDTTIKIIRKGILRLLTEEDEVRIYYSLENTRLYHEVEPTFIQISAEVGPAVEFLIHSYPKYVTVESLPLPSIDQRIDVASMLYEKGLLITGEPMLVLDQDSN, from the exons ATGATGAGTCATTCTAAGAAAGTTTCGGCATTTTCAGTCTTCAAAGGCAAAAAG GACAGAGACAGTATTTCAAGTCTGGATAGCAGGGCAAGCATCCGCAAAGCTTCAAGTTCTCAGTCTATCAGAGATGATGTTAAAAAGGCTCTGGATGGAAAGGGGAAAAAGCTAATG aagGTTCTGAAAGGAGGGAGTTTGAGATCCAGTCTGAGGAGCACACCAAAAGTACGACCTACAATGTTATCCGCATCTCAAAAGGAAGATCCTGTACGCTTGACAAGTGTGAAATCAACAACAGACTTAGAAGAACAAGATGCTGCACAAG CAGGCAAAGGGAAGCCCTTGTCCACACCAGTGATTCCCAAGCAAATCTCTGCTGTACGCCCGACCAGAAACCAGAACATTCCGCCTTCAGGTAAAATCTTGCCAAACCCCCCTCCTTCAGACAAACAGTCCCCAGGAAAGCGATCAAACAGATCTTCCATTGAGACAGCCACCCCACTGGCGGAAGCTGGTAACAAACCGTTCTCCATTCTGAAGCCAGCAAAAAGCAAGAAGACACCCAGCCCTAAAGTCAATTCCAGTCCTAAGGCAGCGAGTGTGGAGGACAGGCAGACCGGGAAGAGCAAACGGTCAGAGGATGAGGCAGACAGCAAGCATGTCAAAAAGAAACGAAGGGACAACAATGATGTACAGACGCAAGACTGCAGCACTGAG GAAATGGAACATGTTCTGTCCTTTGATGATGAGTCAACATCAAGTTCCCAACTACCCTACATGTTCAACAGTGGAGAAGAAGccagaaaaatatttgaatgtcTCATTCACCCAGTAAAACCTGACAAATTCTTCAA GGAATTATGGGAAAGAAAGCCTTTGTTGGTTCAGAGACACATGACTCAGTATAATGATGGCTGGTTCAGCACAGCCGAGCTAGACAGAATCCTACGAAAT GAAAATGTACAATTTACAACCAATTTAGATGTGACAACATTTACAAATGGACAGAGAGAAACTCATAATCCTGTGGGCAGGGCCTATCCCTCAGTTGTGTGGGATTTCTATCAG AATGGCTGCTCTGTGAGGCTTTTAAATCCTCAGACATACTCTAGGAATGTATGGAAGCTCCTCTCTGTACTACAGGAGTACTTTAACTGTTGTGTGGGAGCTAACGT ATATTTAACCCCTCCGGGTACACAGGGCTTTGCCCCGCATTATGATGATATTGAGGCTTTTATTCTACAGTTGGAGGGTAGGAAGCACTGGAGATTGTACAGTCCTAG AACGGATGGTGAAGTTCTTCCTAGATTTTCAAGTG GAAATTTTACAGAGAAAGATTTAGGAAAACCCATATTGGACACTGTCCTTGAACCTGGAGATTTGTTGTATTTCCCAAGAGGCACAATCCATCAG GGTAACTGTATGGAAGACACTCACTCCCTCCACATCACTGTATCCTGTTACCAGAAGAATTCCTGGGGAGATCTGTTTGAAAAG atGGTTCCTAGAGCCCTGCAGATTGCTATTGATGAAGACGTTGAGTTCAGAAGAGGTCTTCCTAGAGAGTATTCATCCTACATGGGGATAGCTCACTCAGACATG GATGGGCCACCCAGAaacatgtttttgaaaaaagtggAGCAGCTGATGGTTCGAATGATCCAACATTTACCCGTGGATATGGCTTGTGACCAGATGGCCAAGTCATTCATCCATGACAGTATGCCTCCTGTTCTCTCTGAAG CTGAGAAAGCTTTCAGTGTTCATGGTAGTGGTGAGCACTGGGACAAGGAGAGGATGTGTGTAGTGGGAACAGCTGAAATAGAACCAGACACCACCATTAAAATCATCCGTAAAGGCATCCTCAG gCTGCTGACGGAGGAAGATGAGGTACGGATATACTACTCTCTGGAAAACACCCGACTGTATCATGAAGTGGAACCCACCTTTATTCAGATCTCTGCAGAG GTTGGTCCTGCCGTGGAATTTTTGATTCATTCGTACCCAAAGTATGTAACCGTGGAAAGCTTGCCGTTACCCTCCATTGACCAGAGA ATTGATGTAGCCAGCATGTTGTATGAGAAGGGACTACTAATCACTGGGGAGCCCATGCTTGTCCTGGATCAAGACTCCAATTGA
- the LOC125652291 gene encoding ribosomal oxygenase 1-like isoform X3, which translates to MLTYRHQDRDSISSLDSRASIRKASSSQSIRDDVKKALDGKGKKLMKVLKGGSLRSSLRSTPKVRPTMLSASQKEDPVRLTSVKSTTDLEEQDAAQAAGKGKPLSTPVIPKQISAVRPTRNQNIPPSGKILPNPPPSDKQSPGKRSNRSSIETATPLAEAGNKPFSILKPAKSKKTPSPKVNSSPKAASVEDRQTGKSKRSEDEADSKHVKKKRRDNNDVQTQDCSTEEMEHVLSFDDESTSSSQLPYMFNSGEEARKIFECLIHPVKPDKFFKELWERKPLLVQRHMTQYNDGWFSTAELDRILRNENVQFTTNLDVTTFTNGQRETHNPVGRAYPSVVWDFYQNGCSVRLLNPQTYSRNVWKLLSVLQEYFNCCVGANVYLTPPGTQGFAPHYDDIEAFILQLEGRKHWRLYSPRTDGEVLPRFSSGNFTEKDLGKPILDTVLEPGDLLYFPRGTIHQGNCMEDTHSLHITVSCYQKNSWGDLFEKMVPRALQIAIDEDVEFRRGLPREYSSYMGIAHSDMDGPPRNMFLKKVEQLMVRMIQHLPVDMACDQMAKSFIHDSMPPVLSEAEKAFSVHGSGEHWDKERMCVVGTAEIEPDTTIKIIRKGILRLLTEEDEVRIYYSLENTRLYHEVEPTFIQISAEVGPAVEFLIHSYPKYVTVESLPLPSIDQRIDVASMLYEKGLLITGEPMLVLDQDSN; encoded by the exons ATGTTAACTTATCGTCATCAG GACAGAGACAGTATTTCAAGTCTGGATAGCAGGGCAAGCATCCGCAAAGCTTCAAGTTCTCAGTCTATCAGAGATGATGTTAAAAAGGCTCTGGATGGAAAGGGGAAAAAGCTAATG aagGTTCTGAAAGGAGGGAGTTTGAGATCCAGTCTGAGGAGCACACCAAAAGTACGACCTACAATGTTATCCGCATCTCAAAAGGAAGATCCTGTACGCTTGACAAGTGTGAAATCAACAACAGACTTAGAAGAACAAGATGCTGCACAAG CAGCAGGCAAAGGGAAGCCCTTGTCCACACCAGTGATTCCCAAGCAAATCTCTGCTGTACGCCCGACCAGAAACCAGAACATTCCGCCTTCAGGTAAAATCTTGCCAAACCCCCCTCCTTCAGACAAACAGTCCCCAGGAAAGCGATCAAACAGATCTTCCATTGAGACAGCCACCCCACTGGCGGAAGCTGGTAACAAACCGTTCTCCATTCTGAAGCCAGCAAAAAGCAAGAAGACACCCAGCCCTAAAGTCAATTCCAGTCCTAAGGCAGCGAGTGTGGAGGACAGGCAGACCGGGAAGAGCAAACGGTCAGAGGATGAGGCAGACAGCAAGCATGTCAAAAAGAAACGAAGGGACAACAATGATGTACAGACGCAAGACTGCAGCACTGAG GAAATGGAACATGTTCTGTCCTTTGATGATGAGTCAACATCAAGTTCCCAACTACCCTACATGTTCAACAGTGGAGAAGAAGccagaaaaatatttgaatgtcTCATTCACCCAGTAAAACCTGACAAATTCTTCAA GGAATTATGGGAAAGAAAGCCTTTGTTGGTTCAGAGACACATGACTCAGTATAATGATGGCTGGTTCAGCACAGCCGAGCTAGACAGAATCCTACGAAAT GAAAATGTACAATTTACAACCAATTTAGATGTGACAACATTTACAAATGGACAGAGAGAAACTCATAATCCTGTGGGCAGGGCCTATCCCTCAGTTGTGTGGGATTTCTATCAG AATGGCTGCTCTGTGAGGCTTTTAAATCCTCAGACATACTCTAGGAATGTATGGAAGCTCCTCTCTGTACTACAGGAGTACTTTAACTGTTGTGTGGGAGCTAACGT ATATTTAACCCCTCCGGGTACACAGGGCTTTGCCCCGCATTATGATGATATTGAGGCTTTTATTCTACAGTTGGAGGGTAGGAAGCACTGGAGATTGTACAGTCCTAG AACGGATGGTGAAGTTCTTCCTAGATTTTCAAGTG GAAATTTTACAGAGAAAGATTTAGGAAAACCCATATTGGACACTGTCCTTGAACCTGGAGATTTGTTGTATTTCCCAAGAGGCACAATCCATCAG GGTAACTGTATGGAAGACACTCACTCCCTCCACATCACTGTATCCTGTTACCAGAAGAATTCCTGGGGAGATCTGTTTGAAAAG atGGTTCCTAGAGCCCTGCAGATTGCTATTGATGAAGACGTTGAGTTCAGAAGAGGTCTTCCTAGAGAGTATTCATCCTACATGGGGATAGCTCACTCAGACATG GATGGGCCACCCAGAaacatgtttttgaaaaaagtggAGCAGCTGATGGTTCGAATGATCCAACATTTACCCGTGGATATGGCTTGTGACCAGATGGCCAAGTCATTCATCCATGACAGTATGCCTCCTGTTCTCTCTGAAG CTGAGAAAGCTTTCAGTGTTCATGGTAGTGGTGAGCACTGGGACAAGGAGAGGATGTGTGTAGTGGGAACAGCTGAAATAGAACCAGACACCACCATTAAAATCATCCGTAAAGGCATCCTCAG gCTGCTGACGGAGGAAGATGAGGTACGGATATACTACTCTCTGGAAAACACCCGACTGTATCATGAAGTGGAACCCACCTTTATTCAGATCTCTGCAGAG GTTGGTCCTGCCGTGGAATTTTTGATTCATTCGTACCCAAAGTATGTAACCGTGGAAAGCTTGCCGTTACCCTCCATTGACCAGAGA ATTGATGTAGCCAGCATGTTGTATGAGAAGGGACTACTAATCACTGGGGAGCCCATGCTTGTCCTGGATCAAGACTCCAATTGA